A genomic region of Lates calcarifer isolate ASB-BC8 linkage group LG9, TLL_Latcal_v3, whole genome shotgun sequence contains the following coding sequences:
- the LOC108892361 gene encoding steroid 17-alpha-hydroxylase/17,20 lyase — protein sequence MFIHLLSSLPSFLSLPPSFLLLFLLFVVLVIIIFLISCLRSSSSSSPPPLRPSARSSIPCLPRLPVLGSLPWLGGGLPPHLLFSQLAHRYGSLFALHLGPHYTVVVNDHRHAKEVLLQRGRDFAGRPNMVTTDLLTRGGKDIAFADYSPLWKLHRRLVHNSFTLFGEGTSRLQDIVLSSVDSLCAELLSGGRLGFDPSPAVTRAVTNVVCTLVFSATYRHGDAELQEVIRYNDGIVQTIARGGLVDIYPWMRFFPNKSLRKLKDSITVRDRLLTRKLEEHKASLTDGDPRDLLDALLKGQTGKSPGSEDEGITDDHVLMTAAEAFGAGVETTSTTLLWILAYLLHHPEVQDRVQKELDENIGSERAVCMSDRGRLPYLDCVINEGMRIRPVSPVLIPHTAMTHSSIGGHSVSPGTRVLVNMWSIHHDPQHWDKPDLFNPDRFLDNQGQRVTPSCFLPFGAGPRVCVGESLARLELFLFLSSLLQRMSFRLPDGAPPPNLQGRLGVVLQPLPFKVVVTPRAGWEGGAK from the exons ATGTTcattcatctcctctcctctctcccctcctttctctccctccctccctccttcctcctcctcttcctcctcttcgtcGTCCTGgtcatcatcatcttcctgATCTCATGTCTAcgctcgtcctcctcctcctctcctcctcctcttcgtccgTCGGCTCGGAGCTCCATCCCCTGCCTCCCTCGGCTCCCCGTCCTGGGCAGCCTCCCCTGGCTGGGAGGAGGCCTCCCCCCTCACCTCCTCTTTTCCCAGCTGGCCCACAG GTACGGCTCTCTGTTCGCTCTCCACCTCGGTCCTCACTACACGGTGGTGGTGAACGACCATCGACACGCCAAAGAGGTCTtactgcagagagggagggacttCGCCGGACGACCCAACATG GTGACGACCGACCTGTTgaccagaggaggaaaagacatCGCATTTGCAGATTACTCTCCTCTCTGGAAGTTACACCGTCGCCTCGTCCACAACTCCTTCACTCTGTTTGGAGAGGGAACCAGTCGACTGCAGGATATCG TTCTGTCCTCTGTGGACAGTCTTTGTGCTGAGTTGTTGTCCGGTGGGAGACTCGGCTTCGACCCGTCTCCTGCGGTGACCAGGGCCGTCACCAACGTCGTGTGCACGCTGGTGTTCAGCGCCACCTATCGCCACGGCGATGCAGAGCTCCAGGAGGTGATCCGATACAACGACGGCATCGTGCAGACGATCGCCAGGGGAGGACTGGTGGACATTTACCCCTGGATGAGG TTCTTTCCTAACAAGTCTCTCAGAAAACTGAAGGACTCGATCACCGTCAGAGACCGACTGCTGACACGCAAACTGGAGGAGCACAAG GCCTCGCTGACTGATGGTGACCCCCGGGACCTTCTGGATGCCTTGCTAAAGGGCCAGACAGGCAAGTCACCTGGATCAGAGGATGAGGGGATAACAGACGATCACGTCCTGATGACGGCAGCCGAAGCTTTTGGAGCCGGAGTGGAGACGACATCCACCACACTGCTGTGGATCCTGGCCTACCTGCTGCACCACCCGGAG GTCCAGGATCGAGTACAGAAGGAGCTGGATGAGAACATTGGCAGTGAGCGAGCGGTGTGCATGTCGGACCGCGGCCGGCTGCCGTACCTGGACTGTGTCATCAACGAGGGCATGAGGATCCGACCGGTCAGCCCAGTGCTGATCCCTCACACTGCCATGACTCACAGCAG tatTGGAGGTCACTCTGTCAGTCCTGGGACTCGTGTTTTGGTCAACATGTGGTCGATTCACCATGACCCCCAACACTGGGACAAACCTGATCTTTTTAACCcag ATCGTTTCCTTGACAACCAGGGTCAGCGGGTCACACCTTCCTGCTTCCTGCCATTCGGGGCGGGACCTCGGGTCTGCGTTGGCGAATCACTGGCCAGGCTGGAGCTGTTTCTCTTCTTGTCCTCGCTGCTCCAGCGAATGAGCTTCAGGCTACCAGACGGGGCTCCCCCACCCAACCTGCAGGGGCGGCTCGGCGTGGTCCTGCAGCCTTTACCTTTTAAGGTTGTTGTCACTCCGAGGGCAGGGTGGGAAGGCGGGGCAAAATAA
- the LOC108892360 gene encoding mucin-2 has translation MEYHSGGSLPLLGRPRYCPGANANGGYLCETGHCCGETGCCTYYYELWWFWLLWTVLILFSCCCAYRHRRAKLRVQQQQRQREISLLAYHGANSYPSSMLDLSFLASLKLPSYEEVAAQPSTPPPPYSSVFTTPRYPQPPRTVDPHLLTQHGPLLHRPLSDGPSSLSSDNSSSCSCDSCCPSSPCSSSLSAPVTYETDTSHASTPSEAAPLTLDVTMETITAAANCLEVNETQIASERMVATVAIDISDANAAGAQEPVATDPSVPNQTVTVAVVTRAASPQPLPSPGSEVALPIGITSPIKQQLDLTLCTPIVSTCSSSTVPSPSIVDTTLPSIQILSIGGPAEGPGTTPTLKITSGSGPSTPTDSTSDRPTTNLTLETLQPTRTFDTANVPSNPTSVPSPDIGRTLALITGSAGLPTVDPNSSLVPTPAPSNLTLAPDPVPANLNQSPEAVPTNLTSSPDPVLPNLTQAPEPYPNLTPVSDPQTKTNLTSESPHNPVQTPAHSNLTLATDAAPTSPTLAPCQNLELSPGSGLSLVRPSPEVPADSGPHLVLSQLSESDIISPLPPNIQAGFSSGSGSPSSVGSRSDTLSAPAPVLTLPTPASSSSSSSCPAITIEPESSFDPSQSPLSAPSPSSPPSIPSPPFIPSPPALPSSSLPAPALLLDPLTALHQSDKGGSSSGHASSLSPSPRATQSPPKQTLFSPCVDVFEPGPPNWEDGEEEQEEEDNDDDEDEDMGADESQYRHRRLTGDSGIEVCRCRVEEEDDEEEEEEEEGERKEDGRRGGGGERDKKGGGNADLHDSVDCPARGQITTGEGLTLCNPTSTTTPTSDDGGEVVIVMETV, from the exons ATGGAGTACCACTCCGGTGGCAGCCTGCCCCTGCTGGGGAGACCGCGGTACTGCCCCGGGGCCAACGCTAATGGAGGATACCTGTGTGAGACGGGACACTGCTGCGGAGAGACCGGCTGCTGCACCTACTACTACGAACTCTGGT GGTTCTGGCTGCTGTGGACCGTCCTCatcttgttcagctgctgctgtgcttaCCGACACCGTCGAGCCAAACTTagagtccagcagcagcagaggcagcgaGAGATCAGCCTGCTGGCCTACCATGGAGCCAACTCCTACCCCTCCTCCATGCTGGACCTCA GTTTCCTGGCATCTCTGAAGCTTCCGTCCTATGAGGAGGTGGCAGCTCAgccctccaccccccctccaccctaCAGCTCTGTGTTCACCACCCCGCGCTACCCACAGCCCCCCCGCACCGTCGACCCCCACCTACTCACGCAGCATGGCCCGTTGCTGCACCGGCCGCTCAGCGATGgtccctcctccctcagctctgATAACAG CTCCAGTTGTTCCTGTGACTCCTGCTGCCCCTCCTCTCCATGTAGCTCCTCTCTATCGGCACCCGTCACGTATGAGACTGACACAAGCCACGCCTCCACACCCAGCGAGGCTGCGCCCCTCACTCTTGACGTCACCATGGAAACCATCACTGCCGCAGCTAACTGCTTAGAGGTAAATGAGACACAAATTGCTTCTGAGAGGATGGTTGCCACGGTTGCCATTGACATCAGCGATGCAAATGCTGCCGGAGCTCAGGAACCTGTCGCCACGGACCCATCGGTTCCCAACCAGACTGTTACTGTGGCCGTTGTTACCAGGGCGGCCTCCCCTCAGCCTCTGCCCTCTCCTGGTTCTGAGGTGGCCCTTCCTATTGGAATTACGTCTCCCATAAAGCAACAGCTCGATCTAACATTGTGTACCCCGATAGTCAGCACCTGTAGCTCAAGTACAGTCCCTAGTCCAAGTATTGTTGACACAACTCTCCCCTCCATCCAAATACTAAGCATTGGGGGCCCAGCTGAGGGTCCTGGAACTACCCCTACCCTGAAAATCACCTCAGGGTCAGGCCCCTCTACCCCAACAGATAGCACTTCTGACAGACCTACAACCAATCTAACCCTAGAAACCCTGCAGCCAACAAGAACTTTTGATACAGCCAATGTTCCTAGTAACCCGACCTCAGTACCGTCCCCAGATATTGGAAGGACTTTGGCCCTGATTACAGGCTCTGCTGGTCTCCCAACCGTGGACCCAAATTCTAGCCTTGTGCCAACCCCAGCACCTTCAAACCTTACCCTTGCTCCAGACCCAGTGCCTGCAAACCTTAACCAATCTCCAGAAGCAGTACCCACAAACCTTACCTCCTCTCCAGACCCAGTATTGCCAAACCTTACCCAAGCTCCAGAGCCATACCCAAACCTTACCCCCGTGTCAGACCCACAAACTAAAACCAACCTCACCTCAGAGTCCCCACACAACCCTGTTCAAACTCCTGCCCATTCAAACCTTACCCTAGCCACAGATGCAGCACCCACTTCACCTACCTTAGCTCCTTGCCAGAACCTGGAGCTGTCACCTGGGTCAGGTCTATCCTTGGTTCGTCCAAGCCCAGAAGTACCCGCTGATTCAGGTCCTCATCTGGTCCTGTCTCAATTGTCAGAGTCAGACATTATCAGTCCATTACCACCAAATATCCAGGCTGGTTTTAGTTCTGGTTCTGGATCACCCTCCAGTGTTGGTTCTAGATCAGATACACTGTCTGCTCCTGCCCCAGTGCTCACTCTCCCGACTCCtgcatcctcctcttcctcctcttcctgcccaGCCATAACCATAGAGCCTGAATCTTCTTTTGATCCTTCTCAGTCACCCCTTTCAGCACCTTCCCCATCCTCACCCCCATCCATTCCCTCTCCTCCATTTATCCCCTCCCCTCCAGCTTTGCCTTCCAGCTCCCTCCCAGCCCCAGCTTTACTCCTGGACCCCCTCACTGCTCTGCACCAGTCCGACAAAGGTGGATCTTCCTCTGGCCATGCATCCTCACTCTCCCCGTCACCTCGTGCCACTCAGTCCCCTCCAAAGCAGACTCTCTTCTCCCCCTGTGTGGATGTCTTTGAACCAGGACCTCCTAATTGGGAGGACggagaagaggagcaggaggaggaggacaatgatgatgatgaagatgaggacATGGGAGCTGATGAGAGCCAGTATAGACACCGACGACTGACTGGTGACTCTGGGATCGAGGTGTGCAGGTGTCGggtagaggaggaagatgatgaagaggaagaggaagaggaggagggggaaaggaaggaggatggtaggagaggaggaggaggggagagggataAGAAAGGAGGTGGAAACGCTGATCTCCATGATAGTGTGGACTGCCCTGCCAGAGGTCAGATAACCACAGGGGAAGGACTTACACTATGTaaccccacctccaccaccacgcCAACATCGGACGACGGTGGCGAAGTCGTCATTGTCATGGAGACAGTGTGA